One genomic region from Bradyrhizobium icense encodes:
- a CDS encoding class I SAM-dependent methyltransferase yields MSKNNAGQFNELATLYEDTAHWSFRKEIEIPSVLQAIGDVGGLSVLDFGCGTGMYSRWLKQRGAGRVVGYDPTSGMLNYARRRAEKESPGISFVTRLSPDLIGQFDLVLAVHVLQYASSGSELQDMCADMVGLLRPGGRLLTLPIHPSYDPRRSYYERYGLRLSADDLQKPYVDGGGVRIGLCKNGKQGSVSASYWSAASLERALGQAGLRSLNWRELDAPECAALDQAPKELHAYLQKPHSIIIEGVRARDPR; encoded by the coding sequence ATGTCCAAAAACAATGCGGGCCAATTCAATGAACTTGCCACTCTATATGAAGACACTGCTCACTGGTCCTTCCGAAAAGAGATCGAGATTCCAAGCGTATTACAGGCTATTGGTGATGTTGGGGGTCTCTCAGTCCTCGACTTCGGGTGCGGCACGGGGATGTATTCCCGCTGGCTAAAGCAACGCGGCGCGGGCCGGGTTGTAGGATACGATCCGACGAGCGGCATGCTGAACTACGCGCGCCGTCGGGCGGAGAAGGAGTCTCCGGGCATCTCCTTCGTCACTCGTCTCAGCCCCGATTTGATAGGTCAATTCGACCTGGTTCTTGCCGTGCATGTGCTGCAATACGCTAGCAGCGGATCTGAGCTGCAAGATATGTGCGCCGACATGGTCGGTCTGTTACGCCCTGGCGGGCGCTTGCTGACACTGCCGATTCATCCATCTTACGATCCACGTCGGAGCTATTACGAACGCTATGGCCTCAGGCTCAGCGCCGATGATCTTCAGAAACCATATGTCGATGGTGGAGGTGTAAGGATAGGACTCTGCAAAAACGGAAAGCAGGGCAGCGTCTCCGCATCGTATTGGTCCGCTGCTTCTTTGGAGCGGGCGTTAGGGCAAGCCGGGCTCCGATCGTTGAATTGGCGGGAACTGGATGCCCCAGAATGTGCCGCTTTGGATCAGGCTCCTAAAGAGCTGCATGCATATCTTCAAAAGCCACACTCGATCATCATCGAGGGTGTGCGCGCTCGTGACCCACGGTAA
- a CDS encoding peptidogalycan biosysnthesis protein, with protein MNFFPLKSDASHAFSSGVSQKLSDMDEHEWDALVSDDNFYNSYRWLRALEHSLGATDVLSVHGSAGLVAACTLWEGDRSPGMFFLPDCMAGVPGPWQKGFLWLGGRRNTHNEIPCIQGRRRHQALAELGRCALEYAQQRGYAGLVMPYMPYQAAVEFADAIGGAVVLHSAQASLEVPDTGLSGLMASWRAHDRNQTKSEIAAFRRMGSRVEWGAPDELDDSVAADLITQNRSRYGGTQDREWMQGILAGQRKSGVSYFGAAAVSKRDEDMTALAIFYRFGATLHLRYFGANYSLDLNDYRYFVLCYYEPLNYAAANGLTKLRLSTSALRAKVNRGAKIEPQALVVKCADEQQICHSEAKRHNGRMLREYQDEFPGHLSRDWELVESHPNPTN; from the coding sequence ATGAATTTTTTCCCCCTCAAGAGCGACGCGTCCCACGCGTTTTCCTCAGGCGTTTCGCAAAAGCTGTCCGACATGGACGAGCATGAATGGGATGCCCTCGTCAGTGATGACAATTTCTACAACAGCTACCGGTGGCTGCGAGCCCTCGAACATTCACTCGGTGCAACGGACGTGCTTTCGGTCCACGGGTCGGCCGGACTCGTCGCCGCATGTACGCTTTGGGAAGGAGACCGATCGCCTGGGATGTTCTTCCTACCAGATTGCATGGCGGGCGTTCCGGGCCCTTGGCAAAAGGGCTTTCTTTGGCTCGGCGGTCGGCGCAACACACACAACGAGATTCCCTGCATTCAGGGCAGGCGAAGGCATCAGGCTCTAGCAGAGTTGGGACGCTGCGCGCTAGAGTATGCGCAGCAGCGGGGATATGCCGGTTTGGTGATGCCGTACATGCCCTACCAGGCTGCTGTGGAATTTGCAGATGCCATAGGCGGGGCGGTCGTTCTGCATTCTGCCCAAGCCTCGCTGGAGGTGCCTGATACAGGGCTTTCCGGGTTGATGGCAAGCTGGCGCGCGCATGATCGTAATCAGACCAAGTCTGAAATCGCGGCGTTCCGGCGAATGGGAAGCCGGGTCGAATGGGGCGCGCCCGACGAACTCGATGACTCGGTAGCCGCTGATCTCATCACCCAGAACAGGTCACGGTACGGCGGCACGCAGGATCGCGAGTGGATGCAAGGGATCCTCGCGGGGCAGAGAAAGTCAGGTGTATCGTATTTCGGTGCCGCAGCAGTTTCCAAGCGTGATGAAGATATGACCGCGCTGGCGATCTTCTATCGCTTTGGAGCGACACTTCACTTGCGCTACTTCGGGGCAAACTACAGTCTCGATCTTAACGACTACAGATACTTCGTCCTATGCTACTACGAGCCCCTCAACTACGCTGCGGCGAACGGCCTCACGAAACTGCGGCTTTCAACCTCCGCTTTGCGCGCCAAGGTGAACCGCGGGGCAAAGATCGAGCCACAAGCCTTGGTCGTCAAATGCGCCGATGAACAGCAGATCTGCCACTCCGAGGCCAAGCGGCACAACGGCCGAATGCTCAGGGAATATCAGGACGAGTTCCCGGGCCATCTGAGCCGGGATTGGGAATTGGTCGAGTCCCATCCAAATCCAACAAACTGA
- a CDS encoding GNAT family N-acetyltransferase, whose product MVTTREVSVDDVTTVTHMVAALLAELEGGQVQAGLDTQLAVDLLMNERVYGFLAFAEARPVGIIMLSESAALFARGTYGIITELYVVPDQRSSGVAMRLIEAAVSLGTVKGWGQLELGAPRQPTWSRNRSLAFYLKAGFAEIGPRLKLPLHGLGQSIFAERWTVSQGARTGRLASGPFLERRGSSNRLLKKSLAGRRLA is encoded by the coding sequence ATGGTGACCACGCGTGAAGTGTCTGTCGATGACGTCACAACGGTAACCCACATGGTTGCTGCCCTACTTGCCGAACTTGAGGGCGGCCAAGTGCAGGCCGGACTAGATACCCAGCTTGCTGTCGACCTCCTCATGAATGAGCGCGTCTATGGGTTTCTGGCTTTCGCGGAGGCTCGCCCTGTCGGCATCATCATGTTGTCGGAAAGCGCGGCCCTTTTTGCGCGCGGAACCTACGGCATCATTACCGAACTCTACGTGGTGCCGGACCAGCGATCGTCTGGGGTCGCGATGCGCCTCATTGAGGCTGCCGTGAGCCTGGGGACGGTAAAAGGCTGGGGTCAGCTTGAACTGGGCGCGCCGAGGCAGCCGACGTGGAGCCGCAACCGCAGCTTAGCCTTCTACTTGAAGGCCGGTTTTGCAGAGATCGGCCCACGCCTCAAGTTGCCGTTGCACGGCCTTGGCCAGAGCATTTTCGCCGAACGCTGGACAGTCTCCCAGGGCGCCCGGACGGGAAGGCTTGCGAGCGGGCCGTTTCTCGAACGTCGCGGCAGCTCTAACAGGTTGTTGAAGAAGTCTCTAGCGGGCAGGCGTTTGGCATGA
- a CDS encoding type II toxin-antitoxin system HipA family toxin, translating into MSPTVLAAERIQSLDISLNDLPVGTLVRTPGDYNAFNLLPAYRNLNNPPIFSLSLRSADGSLRRDPKPIRGALPPFFANLLPEEKLREAMEKHHAASVRPGNDFDLLAALGTNLPGAVRALPSDGIPIPTGLEAEGNKKARFSLAGVQMKLSVIKNTGKEGGITLAVDAEQGQYIAKFPSLTHIGLSENEFAILALAEALGMEVPARELVDKKEFAGIPEEFNTMSTGKVLLVRRFDRGADGARVHMEDFAQVFGRYPSEKYTGAAYHNIAAALNSGVSFDSAIEFVRRLALTALTGNGDMHLKNWSLLYPGDGRTPTLSPVYDVLSTVPYIPKDGMALSLAGEKSFKALTPERWRNFANRSRLPEGAVVTAVAETAATVRDKWSVLPERDVVPAEVLSRINAHIEEMANVLEP; encoded by the coding sequence ATGAGTCCGACCGTCCTCGCGGCAGAGCGCATTCAGTCGCTCGATATCTCGTTGAACGATCTTCCAGTCGGCACGCTCGTGCGGACGCCGGGCGACTACAATGCGTTCAACCTTTTGCCCGCTTACCGGAACTTAAACAACCCGCCAATCTTTAGCCTGTCGCTTCGCTCAGCGGACGGCAGCCTCCGCCGGGATCCAAAACCCATACGCGGCGCGCTGCCACCGTTCTTTGCGAACCTGCTGCCCGAAGAGAAACTGCGCGAGGCGATGGAAAAGCACCACGCGGCGTCAGTAAGACCAGGAAACGACTTCGATCTCTTGGCTGCGCTGGGGACCAACCTGCCAGGAGCGGTACGCGCTTTGCCGAGTGACGGTATCCCCATTCCAACTGGTCTAGAAGCGGAGGGCAATAAAAAGGCGCGATTTTCGCTTGCCGGTGTGCAGATGAAGCTTTCCGTTATTAAAAACACAGGAAAGGAAGGTGGGATCACACTCGCCGTAGACGCCGAGCAAGGGCAATATATCGCGAAATTTCCCTCGCTCACTCACATCGGGCTTTCGGAAAACGAATTCGCTATTCTCGCCTTGGCGGAAGCGCTGGGGATGGAAGTGCCGGCACGCGAACTCGTCGACAAGAAGGAGTTCGCCGGCATTCCGGAAGAGTTCAACACCATGTCCACGGGCAAGGTGCTGCTTGTCCGCCGCTTCGACCGCGGCGCGGACGGGGCTCGCGTCCATATGGAAGACTTCGCACAGGTCTTTGGCCGCTATCCGTCGGAGAAATACACTGGCGCAGCCTATCATAATATCGCGGCAGCGCTGAATAGCGGCGTCTCCTTTGATTCGGCCATCGAATTTGTTCGGCGCCTTGCACTCACTGCGCTAACCGGGAACGGTGATATGCATCTCAAGAATTGGTCGCTGCTGTATCCCGGAGACGGACGGACACCAACGCTGTCGCCTGTCTACGACGTGCTTTCAACAGTTCCTTACATCCCAAAGGACGGTATGGCGCTGAGCCTTGCCGGCGAAAAGTCGTTCAAGGCGCTTACTCCAGAGCGCTGGCGCAATTTCGCAAATCGAAGTCGTCTTCCGGAAGGGGCAGTGGTGACAGCCGTGGCCGAGACGGCGGCGACCGTGCGCGACAAGTGGTCGGTTCTTCCAGAACGCGATGTTGTGCCTGCCGAGGTCCTCAGCCGGATCAACGCCCATATCGAAGAAATGGCAAACGTTCTCGAGCCGTAG
- a CDS encoding helix-turn-helix domain-containing protein, with amino-acid sequence MTPAPDPLLKDLGMHFRKARIAAGLSQEQIALRANISRPRYRDIETGAAAARATTLVNVARALGMEMMLIPQAMVPAIQSMLQPAADDDDRPAFTSDVEEEEGA; translated from the coding sequence ATGACCCCCGCTCCAGACCCCTTGCTCAAGGATCTTGGCATGCACTTTAGAAAGGCGCGCATTGCCGCTGGCTTGTCCCAGGAGCAAATCGCCCTTCGGGCGAACATCAGCAGACCCCGCTATCGGGACATTGAAACCGGTGCCGCTGCCGCCCGTGCAACGACGCTCGTCAACGTCGCCCGCGCTCTTGGCATGGAAATGATGTTGATCCCGCAGGCGATGGTGCCCGCTATTCAGTCGATGCTGCAGCCCGCGGCCGACGATGATGATCGCCCCGCATTCACGTCAGACGTCGAAGAGGAGGAAGGCGCATGA
- the istB gene encoding IS21-like element helper ATPase IstB produces MTLPEIDRCLRQLRLSGIRDTLETRVLQAQGASQPFLETFCLLLQDELDRRQSRLIARRYQQSGLEEKLTLAEFDWSFNPKLPRQACFQLHALKFVAVGENALLIGKPGTGKSHVAKAVAYQAILQGHKVQYLEADDFFHRYALSPAAQREARLRSIFDCDLLVLDDLFLARTIPDEAGALLQTLIHQRYKLHRSVIVTSNRVVQDWGAYLRDNTMSTTILDRLMHHCHLLEFDGRSYRLKEAAEALARKTQST; encoded by the coding sequence ATGACCTTGCCAGAAATCGATCGCTGCCTACGACAGTTGCGGCTGTCGGGCATACGCGACACGCTCGAGACCCGGGTCCTGCAGGCCCAGGGCGCCAGCCAACCGTTCCTCGAGACCTTCTGCCTGCTCCTGCAGGACGAACTCGATCGTCGTCAGTCCCGTCTCATCGCTCGCCGCTACCAGCAATCTGGGCTCGAAGAGAAGCTCACGCTCGCGGAGTTCGACTGGTCCTTCAATCCCAAACTGCCGCGTCAGGCCTGCTTCCAGCTGCATGCGCTGAAATTTGTCGCCGTCGGTGAAAACGCTCTGCTCATTGGCAAGCCCGGCACCGGAAAGTCGCACGTGGCCAAGGCCGTCGCCTACCAGGCCATCCTGCAAGGCCACAAGGTCCAGTATCTCGAGGCCGATGACTTCTTTCACCGTTACGCCCTCAGCCCCGCCGCTCAGCGCGAAGCGCGACTGCGCAGCATCTTTGACTGCGATCTGCTTGTGCTTGACGATCTGTTCCTCGCTCGCACCATCCCCGACGAAGCTGGCGCTTTGCTGCAGACTCTGATCCATCAACGCTACAAATTGCACCGCAGCGTCATCGTCACGTCCAATCGCGTCGTGCAGGATTGGGGCGCTTATCTCCGCGACAACACCATGAGCACGACGATCCTTGACCGCCTCATGCACCATTGCCATCTGCTCGAGTTCGACGGCCGCAGCTACCGCCTCAAGGAAGCCGCCGAAGCCCTTGCACGCAAAACCCAGTCAACCTAA